In the genome of Leopardus geoffroyi isolate Oge1 chromosome B1, O.geoffroyi_Oge1_pat1.0, whole genome shotgun sequence, the window tcatcacttatgtatgacacccagtgctcatcccaacaagtgccctccttaatacccattacccatttaactGTTTCctccacccctcatcaaccctcagtttgttctctgtatttaagggtctcttatggtttgtctccctttctattttacttatttttccttccttttcgcTATGATCACCTGTTAAgtgtctcaaattccacatatgagtgaaatcatgtgatatctgtcttgctctgactgatttatttcacttagcataatgccctccagttccatccacgttgttgcaaatggcaagattccattctttttcattgctgagtagtattccagtgtgtgtgtggggggggggttctttccCTAATTTGGTTCTTGATGatagtcctgctataaacattggggtacatgtgtcccctttgaatcagcatttttgtatcctttggataaattcctagtagtacaattgctaagtcacagggcagttctatttttaattttttgaggatcttcTATATtgtattccagagtggctacaccagtttgcattctcaccaacagtgcaatagggttcccctttttccacatcatcaccaacatctgttgtttcctgagttgttaattttagtcattctgaatggtgtgaggtggtatctcattggggttttgatttgtatttccctgatgataatgttgagcatcttttcatgtgtctggacGTGTCTTGACATCTGGACATCTTCTTTGAAaatgtgtgtattcatgtcttatgcccatttcttcactggattgtttgttttttgggtgttgagtttcataagttctttatagattttggatactaaccctttatccaatatgtcatttgcaaatatcttctctcatccCATCcattgacttttaattttgttgattgtttcttttgctgtgcagaagctctttatcttgatgaggtcccagtagttcatttttgcttttatttctcttgccttcagagacttgtcaagtaagaagttgctgtggtcgaggttaaagaggttactgcctgttttctcatgTGGAATTTTGATGCTTTTCTATCTCGcatataggtctttcatccattttgaatttatttttgtgtatagtgtaagaatgtggtccagtttcatccttctgcatgttgctgtccagtactCCCAGCACCAATTGCTAaggagactgccttttttccattggatactctttcctgttttgtcaaacaaagattagttggccatacatttgtaggtccatttctgggttttctattgtatcccactgatctatgtgtctgctttcatgccaataccatactgtcttgatgattacagctttgtagtataggttaaagtctgggattgtcatgtctccagctttggttttcttttgcaacATTACATATTCTTAAATTATGTAAGTAAATGAATACTAAGAAAGTCACACTCAACTACATGTCCCTGTGACTGCCAacagttaaaaattattagataTATTTTTCAGGGGCAAATAGGGGTTTATAGGACATCGAAGGTGCCACCAATGTGATCTATGTGCTCAGTATGCCCAGAACTGGGGCTGTAGCTGGAGTGGTCAGTGGAGAGTAATAGCCAGAAAAGCTGCAGCAATCACAGTATATAAGTTCTCCCTGCACTTGGCCCCAGCCATCTGGATACCAGACGCCAAGGGAAATCAGCCTCCTCCCCATTCTGCTTTCCTTCCAGTGTTGTCTTCATatttataccatacacagaatGCAACAGGAAAAATCCATCTCTGCCCATAAATTGCCTTGTGCTCCAGGTGACTTAGGTCACAagagccccttcccctctccccagtaaCCCTGAAGTCATTTAACTCTAAATAACCTCAAACACAGATACCCATCACTCGTCCTCGCCCACATGATGTCCTTTCCACAGAACTGGTGGTAGGCTGACCAGTTTTCTGGCAACAAACACTCCATCCTGAGTTAGACTGCTCAACTTCCTGCTTTCACTCTGGCAATTTGCGATCCTCtatgagcttcagtttcctcatttttaaagtggAGGAAATGGTACCTACTTTAAAGAATTGTTATGGGAATTAAATGAACTCTACCATACATAAAGAACTGAGCAGAGCAGAAGGTCAGAGTAACCTCTCAGTAAATGGTAActcccatttctttctatctctatatAGTAAATGAGCCTATGCTTCCTTTAATCTCAGCTGGGGATAGTTATGCTTCATCATTAACTGCTTGCACACTCATTGGACAGAATTAGCACGTGAAACTAGGAAATCTAAATCTTGGAGAAATAGGTCTGAGAAATTTTTGTGGAGAGATCAGGTGCAATCTCTGTTGCCATTTTGTTCTGGAAACAGGAATCAATTTCATATCATGACTTAACTCTCAAAGcctcaggaaaaataaacttaaatatattttttttcattcaagctCACTAATAATCCATTTTTATGCTTACTAGCATTGGGATATTTGCATGAGAAAGCTTCTTCTAACTGAGTTTTGTTATATCATGTAGCAGAGTTTCTAGATGGGGAAATTCAGCACTAGTCCATGTGTAATAAACGGAAGAATGAAAGAGTTGACGAAAGACTGTCACTGAATGAGAAAGTCCTCATCAAGAGAAAGGACAGTATAATGTGCCAGTCTGCTTAAAATTTCCTAATATTATTTGGGCAGTTATAATTTTTGGATATTCCTAAAAATCATTATTCACTTTTAAACAATTAGGAATAAGTGTTCTATTACCAGACTTAGCATATCTAAATTAATCATATAAACTAGcaatacataaaagaatattaGTCTCTCTCAGCATATATTTTGAAGCATTGTTTAAAGGATCAGAATACAAACagattagaaataaaacacaacaacaaaacaacataaaacaaaaacccaaaaaacacaaaacttcaaAGGATAGCCACCTCAGAAGATTCTCAAATTACTTTAGTGTTTTATGACCCTTAGGTCAACATGATAAATCTCTCTAAAGGAGAATCTGTCAATGCTTTAAGTAACTCTAAGCATCATTTCTTTCATGCAGAAATATAAAGTAATGGCATTTACAATGggtataaaaaataatgtttatcatATATGTGGTTTATTGAAGTTAGATTAACTCTGTtcacaaagtttttaaaacagttaAGATACTATGGAATTTTCCATCTATATTAGCATCAAAATAGAATTGCAACAATACTGCTAAAGTGATCATTTACTTTTCATGGCACTTTAACTTTTgagttccttttgttttttctctaaagagagagagcgcaagctggggaaagggacagagggagagaaggagagagagagcatcttaagcaggctccatgctcagcacagagcccagtgcagggctcaatcccacaaccctgggatcatgacctgagccaaactcaagagtcagacgctgaactgactgagccacccagggttccatgaattcctatatatatatgaattatattatatattatatatatattcctatatatatattcctatatatatatttcatctatataatatatttataatattataaatattatatatttatttatatatctatttcatatatcatatatatctattttatatatatatgtgtgtgtgtgtatatatatatatatatatatatatatatatatatacacatacagaccCCTAGAGAGAAAAAATTAGGGAAATCCTATAGAAATCATTGGAGAGGGATTGATTCTGTCAAAGTAGGTCTTTTGAAGAAGTCATCTAGGAAATGGCTACTGGTCAATTGAACATGGCTACCAAAGACATAGACATAATTGTAGCAGCATTGTTTTCTAAATGTAGAAAATCATATAGGGGGTTTCCTATTATATTCCACGTCATATACATTATGTAAccaaatgagttttaaaaaaatagaggaataCTAGTATCACGGGAATATCCCTCATCTATTTAATGACTTCATAGGCAGCACCAAATttagatattaaaacaaaaaaaaaaaaaggaaaggaaaaaaagagtcatGAAATACAGTAGTTCAATTGTAATGTTTACAAATTGCAGTGATACTTTTGTACTTTTGTCCCTTCCACAAATAGTTATTTCATGCAGAAGCCAAAGTGCCCCTTTAAATTAATGCTCAAATAGTCTTCTTGTCAATCTTAGACCAAACTTCAAGGTCCTTACCATGTTCTACAAGGCATTACATGGTATGCCCCACCACTCTACCTTTGTCAGCCCTCTCATTCCAATCTTATTCTGGCCTCTGCTGTTTATGGAACAATCATTCTTGCTTTTGCCTCAAAGCATTTGGACTGCTATGTCACAGGACATTCTTCTCCAGATACTTGTGTGGTGTTCTCTAACTTCATGCATTCTCTATTCAAATGTGTCCTATTCAAAGAAATTTTCCCTGTCCTCTGTCTACCCTATCCAAAGCAACCACACACATTCTGCTTCATTGTCTTATCCATCTTCCTTGTCTAGCATTTTTCACTATCTTTCTGCCAATTATATGTATAATGTTCAGGTCCTCTAAATCTCCATGTAATCTCCATGAAGGTGGGTTCGAGGTTATTTTGCTCAATGAAAGTGACACTTGacaaaataaattactaaatattgtttttaattgttatcAATTATTCAATTTTAGTGAGAGACTGCCTTTAATAGCCTATTTTAGGAGTTTATCCTTAAACAATGcttcatattatttttacttgctaggtaactaaataaaaacatttgcaaaaaggtgttttagaatttagaaatgcTATGTTAAGGTTTTTCcttagaaattaaatattcaatCATATTGCAGAATGTGTTTTTAAACAGTCTTTGTTTTCACATGTCTTATCAGTTataaaaatgagttaaatataataaatatctctTTAATTGAATTACTCAAGACTGAATCAGTCAAATCTCAAGAGACTTTGTAATTTCACGCACAAGCTAAATTGTATTATGCTTTGCTTAATGGAGCTAAAAATTTGGTGATCACAGTTAATTATGACTACTTGTTATGCTAATTACAAACATTGATTTAAAGTGACTAGGGTCTGATTTTTTGAAGCAGTTATTTTCCAATATATTACTTCTTTAAATGCTATTAAATTctagtgtgtttcttttttatagaatttattgtcaaattggctagcatacagtgtgtaaagtatgCTTTTGGTATTTGGGGTAGATTTCCTGTGGTTCAATGCTTCCACACAACACCGAGTTGTCATCCCTAGCATTtggatatttatttcatttacttgagTTATCTAAATTTGAATGATTAGAAGGTTTTTAGTACAGAGGtatacaaacatattttttacattgtgagatagaaaaatattaaaagatgagGCAAAGTCTATATGATAAAGTTCCGAATGTACTTCATATCTTATCAAAATTCACAATCAATgtcagtttatctattttggaaAATCACATTTCAAAAAGACACATAgtgtgctcgcttcagcagcacatatgctaaaaaaaaagacacataagtAATTGAAAAGAGGTTTTTAGCTAAgctatttacataaataataaatgataaaatactaaCATCAAAATGTTATATTGCATACCTAATGAAAAGAACTAATTATTAGTATTGATTTAAGATACAGTATCTAAATTATAGTGCGACTTTCTACCTACTTTTTTAAATCAAGTGTTTTATACAACAAAATCAATAcagcattttaaaacatacttttccCAAGATTTGACAATAGACATGGAGCCTTCCATTCTTCTCCTGGTTCTACTGGAAGGTGTTTGATGGAATGTTAATTTCTTGAAGTACTGAGGTATATTTGATATGCCATAATTAATAGTATAATCGACaattatatcagaaaaacaaaaattaacatgaaCAAATTAACATTATTTAGCCTCTAGggtcttttatcttttatatatatatatatcttttatatatatcttttattatatattatatattatattacatattatatatatcttctatatatatcttttatatatatgtataatacctatatgtattatacatattatatatatatatgtattatctttTACCATTTCCCAGGGAAGAGGACTGAGTTCACATCAAAGATTTCAGGATTTTTGGGAATTTAAGGATAGATCCCATAATTATTATTGACCATTGAGTACTGTGTACATCCCATTTGCCTACATCTTGAATATAACTGTCTATTGCCTTTATCCTATGCCTTTGGTGTATGGGTGCCAGAAACCTCTCTTTAGTTCACAAGTCTTCAGATGAAGAAGAAGTGTAACAAAGGAAAGAACCCAAGGAGCCCTTCAGTGCCTGGATCAAATTTAGCTTTCAAGTTCCTATGTAATAAACAAGACTGTGGCTATATTGGCAAGACACTTTTGTTTGCAGAAGGGAGAAACAGTGTATATTTAATGTGAAAGGAAACATTTGTTaccaaaggaaagaaggtagaTACCTAAAAATTACCCACAAATACTGTGGGATACTACTTATTGAGGTGATGTCTATGTTCCCCACCTTCCCCTGATACTACTATTCTATACTACTCTACCTTGAGCCTAAAAGTTTTGTGCCTACTTTGACCAGAAAAATGCTATGATTTAACTTCTAAAGGTAGGTCACAAAAGGCCATAAAATTCCTGCCTGTTTCACAAGAAAACTCATTATTGGGGCCTATAGCCCCTGCTCTATGACAATACCATATGGGGAGGCCACATACAGGCATTCTGATGGATAATTCCAGCTGAACAAGCCTCTGCTTCGTAATTTTTATTAGATACTAGACAATGTGAATTTCACTCTGTTGAAGGCTGGATCTTTCTGGCAGAGTAAAGATCCTTGCAGGGCACCTTGATCCTTTCAAGACTTCTTAAAAACTTCATGTGGGCAAATGTGAATTAGCTTTTTCCTTAGGGCAAGTTTTGCCTTACTTTTTCCTTGGGTCTCTACTGAAAGTAGAGTTTCACAAGTATTCCCAgaaaattctaatttcttttttttaatgtttctttatttattttgtgagagagagagagagagagagagagagagagagagagagagaccgtcccaagaaggctccgtgctgtcagcacagggcctgacagggggttccatctcacgacccgtaagatcatgacctgagctaacatcAAGAGTCGAtgttcaactgaatgagccaccccctctgccccaagaattctaatttttaactGTTCCAAACTTAAAAGTCTCCTAGTCCTGTTGGGATTCTTGGAAACTTGTATATTTCCTCCATCATTCTTTGGTTGGCCTCATATATTTTACCCTTATGCATGTAGGACTTAATACTAGTAGCAGAATCTAGAGAACACTTATGCAAAGTTCTGGAGCACTTGAATCACCTAACTTTCTCTGCAGTTACTATGCCTAGCAAATACCAGTGGCCTCAGCATCTCCTAACTCCTGTCTCTCCTCAATTCAGCAAGGTTTCCAGGCTTTTCGTAGGTGTTCCCTCCATGTGTAAGTGAACCAACACGAGTTCTCTCCTTGGTGAGCCAGAAACTGCACCAAGTTAAGTtggagctaaagtcggatgctaaaccaactgagccacccaggcacccttatttatACACAATTTTAAACTAATTCATAATGGCCTTccttttagtaataaaataacatttcacatCTACGCATAAGTATTTGTGCTCTTGACTTTGATATGTACATTATCTGAAGGCAAAATCTATTGCATTTGCAGAGGTAGAGTTGGAAAGCCTACTAAAAATAAGccaaacagaaatataaacagaagTTTCAGTTCAGgaatttacaagtattttttatatttagttagTATGCCACAGACCGGTCACAGCCATTGTATACTCCTATAGAAAGACTGAtgaattctatatttaaaattagtttcaaaaatgtaagtatgtatttttctgaataaaCTCTTGATAATTTCCATAAGGCACCGCTCTTCTCTTTCACTGTTTCCTCCTGACTGCTTTCAAcaaatttggtcttttttttcatttcttgatgtCCTAATTTTTGCACCTCTATTTGTCATTCCTCACTGATTTAGTTAACCTCAAATAGTACTCATAATTGAGATGTCAGAACCAAGAGCTGAGTAATAGCTAGGAAAACCAAATAGAGACttcttattgtggtaaaataggtAGTACTTTTCCTAACTCAGGAACACTGTCCGCAACAAATTCCATATGTAACTGTTTGGCTATTTTAGGAAATGCAGGCACACTGTCCATTGATCAGAGTATTTTGTTCAGTATCTTAAAAGTAATTGCACCAGTTGGACTGCATCTTTTGTTAGTGCACAGCTTGCAGAGAAACAGTGATAAAAGGCATTTGGCCATTCTAAATTTAACGTGCGCTTTATTCTTTATATCATGTAGTACTTTCCTTCTGAAATGTATATTCCAAACTTCAAACTTTAACTATCAGTAATGATAATGTCTCATGGGAcccagaagaaacaagaaaatgctGTGGATTCCAAGAGAAACTTGAAGACCGACAAGAAATTTGAATTGAGCAAGgcattagcatttaaaaaaatgagctgtTTTTCAAACGTGTGTTTTAGCAAATTTATATACAAcaatcataaaaaatgaaaaatgaggttCTTATCTGCTAGAATAGGTAAAATCAGTTTGGGGCTTTACAGCCAAAATACTTTCCTATGAACTGATAAATAGCTCTCTCCTTCCAACCATCACtccacctttaaaaatataataaatacaattaatgCTACAATTGTTATTGCTAACAAGGGAGTTATTTTTTAGTATGGTTTGTTGTTGCTGTAATAAAATACTTCCACGAGTGAATGATTTACAATAATAGGTAAACTATTATGTACAATATTATTATGTACAATAGGTATATTATCATACACAATGCAGTACAATAGTCAAGAGCACATGCTGTCTCTGGATCCAGACTGGATTCAATTACTGGTTCTgacatttaccagctgtgtgatcttaggcatcTCACCTAACCTCACTGGActtcagtttcccatctgtaaaaaataataataataattaaaaaaaaatgattatcacCCCGTATTCACCTCATTGGGTTTTCCTGAaatgatacatttataaatataagcgAAGTGCTTAGAACAGCACCTGGTAAATGCTAAGCACTAGGAGAGTTTGCTtctatcattattactattatgcTGTTTTCATAATCATCCTGATGAAGAACAACCAGAGTGCTGCCCTGCTTTGTCATGACTACTAAGGAAGATGCCATTGGAAAATAATTCAGGAGCCTCTCGACGGCGGCAGTGGCTATCAAGAGGCGACGATCAACGTGCGAGATCAACGCTCGCAACCCCGGGCCTGATGCCGGGCAGGGGCGCGGCGCTCgatttcctttcctgcctccGCCGTCCCCCTGGTGCGCATGCTCAGTCCTGCTCGGCCCTTgcctttgatttatttctttctggGCGGCCGCGGCGACCCGGGACCGGCTCAGGGATGGGAAGTGAAGCCCCTGGAGCTGCGGCAGCGGCAGCGCTGTGAGGAGCAGCCAGGGGGAGGCAGCTGCGGCTCGTCGGTGAGTATCTGGGAGGCGCTACCATGGCGTTTCGTAAGAAGAGCACCAAGAACCCCCCAGTCCTGAGCCACGAATTCATCCTGCAGAATCATGCGGACCTCGTCGCCTGTGTGGGGATGTTCTTCGTGCTGGGGCTTATGTTCGAGGGAACAGCAGAAGCGTCTATCGTTTTTATTACTCTTCAGCACAGCGTTACCTTCCCTGCAGCAGAAGACCGAGCCACAGAATCAAAGTTCCTTTACTATTACGGCATCAAAGACCTGGCCACGGTTTTCTTTTACATGCTAGTGGCAATCATCATTCACGCCACAATTCAGGAGTATGTGTTGGATAAAATTAACAGGCGAATGCAGTTCCCCAAACCGAAACAAAGCAAATTTAATGAATCTGGTCAGTTCAGTGTATTCTACCTTGTCTCTTGTATTTGGGGCACATTCATTCTAATTTCTGAAAACTGTCTGGCAGACCCAACTCTCTTATGGAGGGCTCATCCCCATAATATGATGACATTTCAGATGAAGTTTTTCTACATATCACAGTTGGCTTACTGGTTTCATGCCTTCCCCGAACTCTATTTCCAGAGAACCAAAAAGCAAGATATCCCTCGTCAACTTGTCTACATTGGCCTTCACCTCTTTCACATCGCTGGAGCTTACCTCTTGTACTTGAACCATCTAGGACTCGTTCTCTTGATGATGCATTATTTCGTGGAATTACTTTCCCACATTTGTGACCTGTTTTATTTTAGCGATGAAAAGTATCAGAAAGAGGTTTCTCTATGGGcaattgtgtttattttgggTCGACTTGTGACTTTAATTGTTTCTGTACTGACTGTTGGCTTTCACCTGGCTGGAGGGCAGAATCGGAATCCGGATGGCATTACTGGGAACGTAAATGTGTTGGCAGCTAAAATTGCTGTTCTGTCCTCCAGTTGCACTATCCAGGCATACATAACATggaatttatttaatgttcaacTTCAGAGGTGGATGGAGGAAGATGCTACTCTTCAGGCCC includes:
- the TRAM1L1 gene encoding translocating chain-associated membrane protein 1-like 1, which translates into the protein MAFRKKSTKNPPVLSHEFILQNHADLVACVGMFFVLGLMFEGTAEASIVFITLQHSVTFPAAEDRATESKFLYYYGIKDLATVFFYMLVAIIIHATIQEYVLDKINRRMQFPKPKQSKFNESGQFSVFYLVSCIWGTFILISENCLADPTLLWRAHPHNMMTFQMKFFYISQLAYWFHAFPELYFQRTKKQDIPRQLVYIGLHLFHIAGAYLLYLNHLGLVLLMMHYFVELLSHICDLFYFSDEKYQKEVSLWAIVFILGRLVTLIVSVLTVGFHLAGGQNRNPDGITGNVNVLAAKIAVLSSSCTIQAYITWNLFNVQLQRWMEEDATLQAPSVKKKRTKGRSSRKGTENGVAASHRVDSPHKKKEKSS